In a single window of the Candidatus Krumholzibacteriia bacterium genome:
- a CDS encoding methyltransferase domain-containing protein, with translation MKHISLKELGGMPCLDLSCETEFAAGHLEGAANIPADEIASRLHELPPRGRTLCLMGPRARELAEYLSQPPRWNLFFCEDPLPEDRKVPGPGSRLWESAAWLRKHSSKIRAGGRVIDLAMGSGRNAVYLALEGFEVEGEDILDDAVEAARELAERNGVKIRARQGDLTRPDPLPENRYDAVTVFNYLDRSLFPNLQSSLLGGGLLIYETFLEEQALRYERPKNPDFLLKAGELKNAFSSMDILAYEEGEEEEGRVTARLLARKV, from the coding sequence TTGAAGCACATTTCCCTGAAGGAACTGGGGGGGATGCCCTGCCTCGACCTCTCCTGCGAAACGGAGTTTGCAGCCGGCCATCTCGAGGGTGCTGCGAATATTCCCGCCGATGAAATTGCATCCCGTCTCCATGAACTTCCTCCCCGGGGACGCACTCTCTGTCTGATGGGCCCCCGGGCCCGGGAACTTGCCGAGTACCTGAGCCAGCCGCCCCGCTGGAATCTCTTCTTCTGCGAGGATCCGCTTCCCGAGGACAGAAAGGTCCCTGGGCCGGGAAGCCGACTCTGGGAGTCAGCCGCCTGGCTGAGAAAGCACTCTTCGAAAATAAGAGCCGGCGGCCGGGTCATTGATCTTGCCATGGGAAGCGGCCGCAATGCGGTTTATCTGGCACTCGAGGGTTTCGAGGTGGAGGGAGAGGACATTCTGGATGATGCGGTGGAGGCTGCGCGAGAGTTGGCTGAAAGAAACGGAGTGAAGATCCGGGCAAGGCAGGGAGACCTCACACGCCCGGATCCCCTTCCCGAAAACCGCTACGACGCGGTGACGGTCTTCAACTATCTGGACCGCTCCCTCTTTCCAAACTTGCAGTCCTCACTTCTCGGCGGGGGACTGCTGATCTACGAGACCTTTCTGGAAGAACAGGCTCTTCGCTATGAGCGTCCAAAAAACCCCGATTTTCTTCTGAAAGCCGGGGAATTGAAAAACGCTTTTTCGTCCATGGACATCCTCGCCTATGAAGAAGGCGAGGAGGAAGAGGGACGGGTGACGGCTCGTTTGCTCGCAAGGAAGGTCTAG
- a CDS encoding cytochrome c biogenesis protein CcdA: protein MRTFHFTLAFLGCLILSAAALPSEDPFAVPEIELRLEALASPLVAGETVEFALVYTVPEHTHLTDAFLGIEFKSDPPLKFSQASWPKAILEKGSEIYRGEFRVRTQATLPEEATEFSLLAEAEYQICQEGAVEMCFPPALAKATYSASLEVAGTSFENLGEPASISKESKGLAGRLEAALEKGSWLAFLLVFLGGVLTSFTPCVYPMIPITISFIGGSAKGNPLKGFVLSLWFVLGIAIMYSSLGLLAAATGGAFGQATQTPLFAGIVAAIIGTMGLSMAGLFDIQLPSSMTSRVGGARTGFLGPILMGMAMGLIAAPCVGPVLIVLLTWVATSGSLFLGFWLLFTFAIGLGLLFIALGTFSGLLTALPGAGGWMDTVKHFFALLLFALALSFLKPWLPATLLWAVFGASLVFSFSYWGVWKKGSGLKLWLSRLAWIAGILLILLSALQAVAPERFPALALPGTGAVSHEEPEWIWNEKEAFALARSEGKPLMMDFWAEWCAACNELDHKSYSREEILLLAEDFVPLKMDMTRKSPENEAILKQYGVRGMPTVIFFSPEGEEIERFFGFLNAKDLAVTMQRVLNTKEQ, encoded by the coding sequence ATGCGCACTTTTCACTTTACTCTCGCATTTCTCGGCTGCTTGATCTTGAGCGCTGCGGCCCTGCCCTCCGAAGATCCTTTCGCCGTACCTGAAATCGAACTTCGCCTGGAAGCTCTGGCCAGCCCCCTGGTTGCCGGTGAAACCGTGGAGTTTGCCCTGGTCTACACGGTTCCCGAACACACGCACCTGACCGACGCCTTCCTTGGCATCGAGTTCAAAAGCGACCCTCCCCTGAAATTCTCTCAAGCCAGTTGGCCAAAGGCTATTCTGGAAAAAGGGTCGGAGATCTACCGCGGTGAGTTTCGGGTAAGGACTCAGGCCACCCTGCCGGAAGAGGCCACTGAATTCAGTCTGCTGGCTGAGGCCGAATACCAGATCTGTCAGGAGGGTGCCGTTGAGATGTGCTTCCCTCCCGCTCTTGCCAAGGCGACTTACTCTGCCAGCCTTGAAGTGGCGGGAACATCTTTCGAGAATCTCGGGGAGCCCGCGTCAATTTCGAAGGAAAGCAAGGGCCTCGCTGGACGCCTGGAAGCAGCTCTGGAGAAGGGCAGTTGGCTCGCCTTCCTCCTGGTCTTCCTCGGCGGCGTTCTGACCAGCTTCACCCCCTGCGTCTACCCGATGATCCCGATCACGATCAGTTTCATTGGTGGATCGGCCAAGGGAAATCCCCTGAAGGGTTTTGTCCTGAGCCTCTGGTTCGTTCTCGGCATTGCCATCATGTACTCCTCTCTGGGCTTGCTGGCAGCGGCCACGGGTGGCGCCTTCGGGCAGGCCACGCAGACGCCCCTCTTTGCGGGCATCGTTGCCGCCATCATCGGCACCATGGGACTTTCCATGGCCGGACTCTTTGACATCCAGCTTCCGAGCAGCATGACCAGTCGTGTCGGAGGAGCGCGAACGGGCTTCCTAGGACCCATCCTCATGGGAATGGCCATGGGCCTGATCGCCGCTCCCTGCGTCGGACCCGTCCTGATTGTTCTCCTCACCTGGGTGGCGACTTCCGGCAGCCTTTTCCTCGGCTTCTGGCTTCTCTTCACCTTCGCCATCGGTTTGGGGCTTCTCTTCATCGCGCTGGGAACCTTCAGCGGTCTGCTTACGGCTTTGCCGGGTGCGGGCGGATGGATGGACACGGTGAAGCACTTCTTTGCCCTTCTCCTTTTCGCCCTCGCTCTCAGCTTCCTGAAACCCTGGCTACCGGCCACCCTGCTCTGGGCCGTCTTCGGTGCAAGCCTGGTCTTCAGCTTCAGCTACTGGGGAGTCTGGAAAAAGGGAAGCGGCCTGAAGCTTTGGCTCTCCCGCCTGGCCTGGATCGCAGGTATCCTCCTGATTCTCCTCTCCGCTCTTCAGGCGGTCGCGCCCGAGCGTTTCCCCGCCCTGGCTCTGCCGGGCACTGGAGCTGTCAGCCACGAGGAACCCGAATGGATCTGGAACGAGAAGGAAGCCTTTGCCCTGGCCCGGTCCGAGGGGAAACCCCTGATGATGGACTTCTGGGCCGAGTGGTGTGCTGCCTGCAATGAACTCGACCACAAGAGCTACAGCCGCGAGGAGATTCTACTTCTGGCAGAAGACTTCGTGCCCCTCAAGATGGACATGACCCGGAAGTCCCCGGAAAATGAAGCCATCCTGAAGCAATACGGCGTGCGTGGCATGCCGACCGTGATTTTCTTCAGCCCCGAGGGCGAAGAGATTGAAAGGTTCTTTGGATTCTTGAACGCAAAAGATCTGGCTGTTACCATGCAGCGGGTTCTCAATACAAAGGAGCAGTAA
- the ligA gene encoding NAD-dependent DNA ligase LigA encodes MKLKDARRRWEKLAGELRRHDELYYQVASPGISDREYDELLRELEDLEKAHPELACPESPTQRVGGRRDESFPSFTHPLPMLSLSNTYSFGELQDFFDRVSRALPEGVEPSWSLEPKVDGVALSLHYEKGALQAAATRGDGKKGDEVTANARHFLNIPSVLRETLTLEVRGEAYLDRERFHHLNRVREEAGEEPFANPRNLAAGTLKLLDTRELARRGLSFVAHAVLGDLPGESHSELMNELEGWGIASLPLRCHCKNRDEVLDGIRDLDARRNELPFEIDGAVVKVDELGLREKLGVTSKSPRWGIAFKYEAEQAESRILEITLQVGRTGVVTPVAELEPVQLSGTTVKRATLHNREEIERKDIRVGDVVLVEKGGEIIPKVLRVLAEHRQGSEKGFVFPEHCPSCQSPLVKREEEVAVRCENPACPAQLRRRLSHFAGRDAMDIAGLGQKWIDLLMEEGLIQSLPDIYRFEESRLLELDRMGEKSVENLLASLGESKKRAWSRKIFALGIRHVGAETARALARHYADLESLRTASLEDLQAIEDVGPVVAASLLGTLQEAAFLEELEALASLGFFEHSEEEAQRGVQDFAGETIVITGTLQEFGRRELKETLIARGAKVASSVSPKTTLLIAGEKAGSKRKKAEELGIEIWEEERLLRELS; translated from the coding sequence ATGAAGCTGAAAGATGCCCGAAGACGCTGGGAAAAACTGGCCGGAGAGCTTCGTCGCCACGACGAACTCTACTACCAGGTGGCCAGTCCCGGCATCAGTGACCGGGAGTACGACGAGTTGCTCCGGGAACTGGAGGATCTTGAGAAGGCGCATCCGGAACTGGCCTGCCCCGAGAGCCCGACGCAGCGGGTCGGCGGCCGCCGCGATGAGAGCTTTCCCTCCTTCACACATCCGCTTCCCATGCTCAGTCTCTCGAACACCTATTCCTTCGGGGAGCTTCAGGATTTCTTTGACCGTGTTTCCCGGGCTCTCCCGGAGGGAGTGGAGCCGAGTTGGTCTCTGGAGCCGAAGGTGGATGGTGTGGCCTTGAGCCTGCACTACGAGAAGGGAGCCCTTCAGGCGGCGGCAACCCGTGGCGACGGGAAGAAGGGCGATGAGGTTACCGCCAATGCGCGGCATTTCCTGAACATCCCATCGGTTCTTCGTGAGACCCTGACTCTGGAAGTTCGGGGCGAGGCCTATCTGGATCGCGAGCGTTTTCATCACCTGAACCGGGTGCGGGAAGAAGCCGGCGAGGAGCCTTTTGCCAATCCCCGGAATCTGGCCGCCGGCACCCTGAAACTTCTGGACACCCGGGAGCTTGCTCGACGGGGTTTGTCCTTTGTCGCCCACGCAGTTCTCGGGGATCTTCCGGGCGAAAGTCACAGTGAGTTGATGAATGAACTGGAAGGCTGGGGAATCGCGAGCCTTCCCCTGCGATGTCACTGCAAGAATCGCGATGAGGTTCTCGATGGCATTCGGGATCTGGATGCTCGTAGAAACGAGCTGCCCTTTGAGATCGACGGGGCCGTGGTGAAAGTGGATGAACTGGGCCTTCGGGAGAAACTGGGGGTCACGAGCAAGAGTCCGCGCTGGGGAATTGCCTTCAAGTATGAGGCCGAGCAGGCGGAGTCCCGGATTCTGGAAATCACGCTGCAGGTGGGACGCACCGGGGTTGTGACTCCGGTGGCGGAACTGGAGCCGGTTCAACTGAGCGGAACCACCGTGAAGCGAGCCACACTTCATAATCGTGAAGAGATCGAGCGCAAGGACATCCGGGTCGGCGATGTGGTTCTCGTGGAAAAAGGGGGCGAGATCATCCCGAAGGTTCTGCGGGTTCTTGCAGAACATCGTCAGGGGAGCGAAAAGGGATTCGTCTTTCCGGAGCATTGCCCTTCCTGTCAATCTCCCCTCGTGAAGAGAGAGGAGGAGGTGGCCGTCCGATGTGAGAACCCCGCCTGTCCCGCCCAGTTACGCCGCCGCCTGTCTCACTTCGCCGGGCGCGATGCCATGGACATCGCCGGTCTCGGTCAAAAGTGGATCGACCTTCTGATGGAAGAGGGACTGATTCAGTCTCTTCCCGACATCTATCGCTTCGAGGAGTCCCGGCTTCTGGAACTGGACCGAATGGGGGAGAAGAGTGTCGAGAACCTTCTTGCTTCCCTGGGGGAGAGCAAGAAGAGAGCCTGGAGCCGGAAGATCTTCGCCCTCGGCATTCGTCATGTGGGCGCTGAAACCGCCCGTGCCCTGGCTCGCCACTACGCAGATCTCGAGAGCCTTAGAACTGCGAGTCTGGAGGACCTGCAGGCCATTGAGGATGTGGGGCCTGTGGTGGCTGCATCTCTTCTTGGCACCTTGCAAGAGGCTGCTTTTCTTGAAGAACTCGAGGCTCTTGCTTCTCTCGGTTTTTTCGAACACAGCGAGGAAGAAGCGCAGCGCGGCGTGCAGGATTTCGCCGGAGAGACCATCGTGATCACGGGAACCCTCCAGGAGTTTGGAAGACGGGAGCTCAAGGAAACCCTGATCGCAAGAGGCGCAAAGGTGGCATCCTCTGTTTCCCCGAAAACCACCCTTCTGATTGCCGGGGAGAAGGCCGGAAGCAAGCGAAAGAAGGCGGAAGAACTGGGCATTGAAATCTGGGAAGAAGAGCGGCTTCTCCGGGAGCTTTCTTGA
- the trxA gene encoding thioredoxin has translation MSEVLHITDDNFEAEITNSEIPVLVDFSATWCGPCKKLEPIIEELAGEYSGKLKIAHVDVDKARQSAMKFGVMSVPTVLYMVGGEIKDTQIGLIPKDKMVEKIEGIL, from the coding sequence ATGAGCGAGGTTCTTCACATCACGGACGACAACTTCGAAGCGGAAATTACGAACAGCGAGATTCCCGTTCTCGTTGACTTCAGTGCCACCTGGTGTGGTCCCTGCAAGAAGCTGGAGCCCATCATCGAGGAACTGGCCGGTGAGTATTCCGGCAAGCTGAAAATCGCTCATGTCGATGTGGATAAGGCTCGCCAGAGCGCCATGAAGTTCGGGGTCATGAGTGTCCCCACCGTTCTCTACATGGTCGGAGGCGAGATCAAGGATACGCAGATTGGTTTGATTCCCAAGGACAAGATGGTCGAGAAGATCGAGGGAATCCTCTAG